A genomic region of Pseudoxanthomonas suwonensis contains the following coding sequences:
- the modB gene encoding molybdate ABC transporter permease subunit: MATTWFSPEELTAIGLSLKVATVAALASLPFGVAVAWLLARRRFPGKALLDALVHLPLVLPPVVMGFALLVLFGNQGPIGRWLYDTLGITLAFRWTGAALACAVMGFPLMVRAIRLSIENVDRRLEQAAATLGAAPWRVFLTITLPLAWPGLVAGAALAFAKALGEFGATITFVSAIPGETQTLSAAIYGLLQVPGGEAGIWRLAVVSLFISLGALLLSEWLVRRQRSAEEEE; the protein is encoded by the coding sequence GTGGCGACGACGTGGTTCTCGCCCGAGGAACTGACCGCCATCGGGCTCAGCCTGAAGGTGGCCACGGTCGCCGCGCTGGCCAGCCTGCCGTTCGGCGTGGCCGTGGCCTGGTTGCTGGCGCGGCGCCGCTTTCCCGGCAAGGCGCTGCTCGACGCGCTGGTGCACCTGCCGCTGGTGCTGCCGCCGGTGGTGATGGGCTTCGCCCTGCTGGTGCTGTTCGGCAACCAGGGACCGATCGGGCGCTGGCTGTATGACACCCTGGGGATCACCCTCGCCTTCCGCTGGACCGGCGCCGCGCTGGCCTGCGCGGTGATGGGCTTCCCGCTGATGGTGCGGGCGATCCGGCTGTCGATCGAGAACGTGGACCGCCGGCTCGAGCAGGCCGCCGCCACGCTCGGCGCCGCGCCGTGGCGCGTGTTCCTCACCATCACCCTGCCGCTGGCCTGGCCCGGCCTGGTCGCCGGCGCGGCGCTGGCCTTCGCCAAGGCGCTGGGCGAGTTCGGCGCGACCATCACCTTCGTCTCCGCCATCCCCGGCGAAACCCAGACCCTGTCGGCGGCGATCTACGGCCTGCTGCAGGTGCCCGGCGGCGAGGCCGGCATCTGGCGGCTGGCGGTGGTGTCGTTGTTCATCTCGCTCGGCGCGTTGCTGCTGTCGGAATGGCTGGTGCGGCGGCAGCGCAGCGCGGAGGAGGAGGAATGA
- the modC gene encoding molybdenum ABC transporter ATP-binding protein translates to MLSLDLQLRRGGFRRHVRIEEQARVVALAGPSGAGKTTVLNAIAGLVRPESGHIRIDDRVLYDSARGIDVPAHRRRIGYVFQDARLFPHLDVRRNLRYGRHGDAQARFGFDAVVELLGIGHLLARRTANLSGGEAQRVAIGRALLSQPAILLFDEPLTALDPARREELIPYLQRVRDEVRLPMLYVSHHPDEVRRLADVVHVLD, encoded by the coding sequence GTGCTGAGCCTGGACCTGCAGCTGCGCCGCGGCGGTTTCCGCCGCCACGTGCGCATCGAGGAGCAGGCGCGCGTGGTCGCGCTGGCCGGACCCTCGGGAGCGGGCAAGACCACCGTGCTCAACGCCATCGCCGGCCTGGTGCGGCCGGAATCCGGGCACATCCGCATCGACGACCGTGTGTTGTACGACAGTGCACGCGGCATCGACGTGCCCGCCCACCGCCGCCGGATCGGCTACGTGTTCCAGGACGCGCGCCTGTTCCCGCACCTGGACGTGCGCCGCAACCTGCGCTACGGCCGCCATGGCGACGCCCAGGCCCGCTTCGGCTTCGACGCGGTGGTGGAACTGCTCGGCATCGGCCACCTGCTGGCGCGGCGCACCGCCAACCTGTCCGGCGGCGAGGCGCAGCGCGTGGCGATCGGCCGCGCGCTTCTGTCGCAGCCGGCGATCCTGCTGTTCGACGAACCGCTCACCGCGCTGGACCCGGCGCGCCGCGAGGAACTGATCCCCTACCTGCAGCGCGTGCGCGACGAGGTGCGCCTGCCGATGCTCTATGTCAGCCATCATCCCGACGAGGTGCGGCGGCTGGCCGACGTGGTGCACGTACTGGATTGA
- a CDS encoding topoisomerase, producing the protein MVVESGARRRYPALLCLLAMACGAAPHATMAAGGDGLEDARAPYASAHENEGMDCATSPPATAVQANLPDPFAGPDGTRIAAREQWRCQRQQTLRTLEDQVYGRKGTAPDSVTGNVYPDRIDVTVDYRGRRETFSAVLHLPDGPGPHPAIVVVGGIGGIDPRLLASEGVARIDYLPTAIGAETGSGRARRGAFFDLYGDEVRSTGTLMAWAWGISRLLDVIAQSDQRLLRADAVAVAGCSRFGKGALAAGAFDQRVALTMPIESGSGGVPVWRGVAGTGAQPPHSAYGEQPWLGDAFGAFAEAVDTLATDQHQVVGLVAPRGLLVLDNPHIDWLGARAGHLGALAGAEIYRALGAAGNLGYHSAVADPKHCAWRGEWDAPARDAIRRHLRQAGADDLSIIASDTDSVRLEDHRDWDTPPLR; encoded by the coding sequence ATGGTTGTCGAGAGCGGCGCGCGCAGACGGTACCCGGCCCTGTTGTGCCTGTTGGCGATGGCGTGCGGCGCAGCCCCGCACGCGACCATGGCGGCCGGTGGCGACGGCCTGGAAGACGCGCGTGCGCCTTACGCCTCCGCCCACGAGAACGAGGGCATGGACTGCGCGACCTCGCCTCCCGCCACGGCGGTGCAGGCGAACCTGCCGGACCCGTTCGCCGGCCCCGACGGCACCCGGATCGCGGCCCGCGAGCAGTGGCGCTGCCAGCGCCAGCAAACGCTGCGGACGCTGGAAGATCAGGTATACGGGCGGAAGGGAACGGCTCCGGACAGCGTGACCGGCAACGTATACCCCGATCGCATCGACGTGACCGTGGACTACCGTGGCAGGCGCGAGACCTTCAGCGCCGTGCTGCACCTGCCTGACGGCCCCGGGCCGCATCCGGCGATCGTGGTAGTGGGTGGGATCGGCGGCATCGACCCGCGGCTGCTGGCCAGCGAAGGCGTGGCGCGGATCGACTACCTGCCGACCGCGATCGGCGCCGAGACCGGCAGCGGACGCGCAAGACGAGGCGCGTTCTTCGACCTGTACGGAGACGAGGTGCGGTCGACGGGCACGCTGATGGCCTGGGCCTGGGGCATCAGCCGCCTGCTCGACGTCATCGCGCAATCGGACCAGCGCCTGCTGCGCGCCGATGCGGTCGCGGTCGCCGGATGTTCGCGATTCGGCAAGGGCGCGCTCGCGGCCGGGGCGTTCGACCAGCGGGTGGCGCTGACCATGCCCATCGAATCCGGATCCGGCGGCGTGCCGGTCTGGCGCGGGGTGGCCGGCACCGGCGCGCAGCCCCCGCACAGCGCCTATGGCGAACAGCCCTGGCTGGGCGACGCGTTCGGCGCTTTCGCCGAAGCGGTGGACACGCTGGCGACCGACCAGCACCAGGTCGTGGGCCTGGTCGCGCCACGCGGCCTGCTGGTCCTGGACAATCCGCACATCGACTGGCTCGGCGCACGCGCCGGCCACCTCGGCGCGCTGGCGGGCGCCGAGATCTACCGGGCGCTCGGCGCCGCCGGCAACCTCGGCTACCACTCCGCGGTCGCGGATCCGAAGCATTGCGCATGGCGCGGCGAATGGGACGCGCCGGCACGTGACGCGATTCGCCGGCACCTGCGCCAGGCCGGTGCCGACGATCTGTCGATCATCGCCAGCGATACGGACTCCGTCCGGCTGGAGGATCACCGCGATTGGGATACGCCGCCTCTGCGGTGA
- a CDS encoding acetyl-CoA hydrolase/transferase C-terminal domain-containing protein, which yields MARHFTDLEAALEHVLARLPPDLRVGAPLGLGKPHRLLNALYARIEDDPARPLRLYTALSLDPPVPGKGLQARFLEPFLQRHFGDDFPRLAYVQAMKRDALPGHVEVEEFYLQSGALLGSAQIQQRYASLNYTHVADALAHRELNLIVQKMAREPDGERLSFSCNNDITQDTVDAHRARGLPRPLLVAEIDPRLPWLGGTALAPDGFFDVVVEPPGPHPRLFGLPRQPVADADYAIGLYASALVRDGGTLQIGIGALADALCHALVLRHADNARYRRALAALDPELERHPAVLESGGLDPFETGLYGCSEMINEGFKHLVEAGVIRRKVVDDPALMQRLADGTANLGDQARLQRDGEYLHGAFYLGSPDFYAWLRGLPEEQCRAIGMRRIREINQLYGNDEGLERLQRREARFFNSCMMATALGAAVSDALEDGRVVSGVGGQYNFVAMAHALPDARSALMFRAVRESGGRTESNVRWNYGHATIPRHLRDLYVNEYGIADLRHRSDEDCVVAMAGIADARFRRQLLDEATANGKLRKDFAAPAHWERNTPQRLAESLAPFRADGTLPDYPLGSDFTPVEQRLVRALAWLQARTGSRAAKLRTVLQALAAPPAADPEAMQRMQLQAPRGADDWLQARLLRLALAGSRRETG from the coding sequence ATGGCCAGGCACTTCACCGACTTGGAGGCGGCCCTGGAGCACGTGCTCGCCCGGTTGCCGCCGGACCTGCGCGTCGGCGCGCCGCTGGGGCTGGGCAAGCCGCACCGCCTGCTCAACGCGCTGTACGCGCGCATCGAGGACGACCCGGCGCGGCCGCTGCGCCTGTACACCGCGCTGTCGCTGGACCCGCCCGTGCCGGGCAAGGGCCTGCAGGCGCGCTTCCTGGAGCCGTTCCTGCAGCGCCACTTCGGCGACGACTTCCCGCGCCTGGCCTACGTGCAGGCGATGAAGCGCGATGCGCTGCCGGGCCACGTCGAGGTCGAGGAGTTCTACCTGCAGTCCGGCGCGCTGCTCGGCTCGGCGCAGATCCAGCAGCGCTACGCCAGCCTCAACTACACCCACGTCGCCGACGCGCTGGCCCACCGCGAACTCAACCTGATCGTGCAGAAGATGGCGCGCGAGCCCGACGGCGAACGGCTGTCGTTCTCCTGCAACAACGACATCACCCAGGACACCGTCGACGCGCACCGGGCGCGCGGCCTGCCGCGGCCGCTGCTGGTGGCCGAGATCGACCCGCGGCTGCCCTGGCTGGGCGGCACCGCGCTGGCGCCGGACGGCTTCTTCGACGTGGTGGTCGAGCCGCCTGGCCCGCACCCGCGCCTGTTCGGCCTGCCGCGGCAGCCGGTGGCCGACGCCGACTACGCCATCGGCCTGTACGCCAGCGCGCTGGTGCGCGACGGCGGCACCCTGCAGATCGGCATCGGCGCGCTGGCCGACGCGCTGTGCCACGCGCTGGTGCTGCGGCACGCCGACAACGCGCGCTACCGCCGGGCGCTGGCGGCGCTGGACCCTGAACTGGAACGACATCCTGCGGTACTGGAGAGCGGCGGCCTGGACCCTTTCGAGACCGGCCTGTACGGCTGCAGCGAGATGATCAACGAGGGCTTCAAGCACCTGGTCGAGGCCGGCGTGATCCGGCGCAAGGTGGTCGACGACCCGGCGCTGATGCAGCGGCTGGCCGACGGCACCGCCAACCTCGGTGACCAGGCACGGCTGCAGCGCGACGGCGAATACCTGCATGGCGCGTTCTACCTGGGCTCGCCTGACTTCTATGCCTGGCTGCGCGGCCTGCCGGAGGAGCAGTGCCGCGCCATCGGCATGCGCCGGATCCGCGAGATCAACCAGCTGTACGGCAACGACGAAGGCCTGGAGCGCCTGCAGCGCCGCGAGGCGCGCTTCTTCAACAGCTGCATGATGGCCACCGCGCTGGGCGCGGCGGTGTCCGACGCGCTGGAGGACGGGCGCGTGGTCTCCGGCGTCGGCGGCCAGTACAACTTCGTGGCCATGGCCCATGCGCTGCCGGACGCGCGCTCTGCGCTGATGTTCCGCGCGGTGCGCGAGTCGGGCGGCCGGACGGAATCCAACGTGCGCTGGAACTACGGCCACGCCACCATCCCGCGCCACCTGCGCGACCTGTACGTGAACGAATACGGTATCGCCGACCTGCGCCACCGCAGCGACGAGGACTGCGTGGTGGCGATGGCCGGCATCGCCGACGCGCGCTTCCGCCGGCAGCTGCTCGACGAGGCCACCGCCAACGGCAAGCTCCGCAAGGACTTCGCCGCGCCCGCGCACTGGGAACGGAACACGCCGCAGCGGCTGGCCGAGTCGCTAGCGCCGTTCCGCGCCGACGGCACCTTGCCCGACTATCCGCTGGGCAGCGATTTCACTCCGGTCGAGCAGCGGCTGGTGCGCGCGCTGGCGTGGCTGCAGGCGCGCACCGGCTCGCGCGCGGCGAAACTGCGCACGGTGCTGCAGGCCCTGGCCGCGCCGCCGGCCGCCGACCCCGAGGCCATGCAGCGCATGCAGCTGCAGGCGCCGCGCGGCGCGGACGACTGGCTGCAGGCGCGGCTGCTGCGACTGGCGCTGGCCGGCAGCCGCCGCGAAACCGGCTGA
- a CDS encoding L,D-transpeptidase family protein, translating into MPLCRYAFVLFLSFAAAAAWAAPPPPAPSAAPTLAAAADDRSVREGEGALLRLQVLLDRARFSPGEIDAMAGSNQRRALRGFQAAHDLPVTGEPDEATWEALERDTAPVLDEHTLTEADIAGPYAELPNDMLEKARLDALGYASLAEALGERFHASPELLRRLNPDADFGRAGSVLKVPAVRAAPPEGKAAQLVVDRTESVLRLLDGDGRILAQYPASTGSERDPLPVGEWKILAVVRDPTFHYNPDLFWDADPTHGKATLAPGPNNPVGPVWIDLSKPHYGIHGTPEPRGVGKRQSHGCIRLTNWDALDVAAAVDASVPVILQE; encoded by the coding sequence ATGCCACTCTGCCGGTACGCCTTCGTCCTGTTCTTGTCTTTCGCCGCGGCGGCAGCCTGGGCCGCACCTCCACCGCCGGCTCCCTCCGCGGCGCCGACACTGGCCGCCGCCGCGGACGACCGCAGCGTGCGCGAGGGCGAAGGCGCCCTGCTGCGCCTGCAGGTGCTGCTGGATCGTGCGCGCTTCTCCCCCGGCGAGATCGACGCGATGGCCGGCTCCAACCAGCGGCGCGCGTTGCGCGGCTTCCAGGCCGCGCACGACCTGCCCGTCACCGGCGAGCCGGACGAGGCGACCTGGGAAGCGCTGGAACGCGACACCGCGCCGGTCCTGGACGAGCACACGCTTACCGAGGCCGACATCGCCGGCCCGTATGCCGAATTGCCAAACGACATGCTGGAGAAGGCGCGGCTCGACGCGCTCGGCTACGCGTCGCTGGCCGAAGCGCTCGGCGAACGCTTCCACGCCAGTCCGGAACTGCTGCGCCGGCTCAATCCGGACGCGGATTTCGGACGCGCCGGCAGCGTGCTCAAGGTGCCGGCGGTGCGCGCCGCGCCGCCGGAGGGCAAGGCGGCGCAACTGGTGGTCGACCGCACCGAATCGGTGCTGCGCCTGCTCGACGGCGACGGCCGGATCCTGGCCCAGTATCCCGCCTCCACCGGCAGCGAACGCGATCCACTTCCGGTGGGCGAGTGGAAGATCCTGGCGGTGGTGCGCGATCCCACCTTCCACTACAACCCGGACCTGTTCTGGGACGCCGACCCTACCCATGGCAAGGCCACGCTGGCCCCGGGACCTAACAACCCGGTCGGGCCGGTGTGGATCGACCTGTCCAAGCCGCACTACGGCATCCACGGCACGCCGGAGCCGCGCGGAGTGGGCAAGCGGCAGTCCCACGGCTGCATCCGCCTGACCAACTGGGACGCGCTGGACGTGGCCGCGGCGGTGGATGCGAGCGTGCCGGTGATCCTGCAGGAATGA